A stretch of the Mycobacteroides immunogenum genome encodes the following:
- a CDS encoding class III extradiol ring-cleavage dioxygenase family protein, whose amino-acid sequence MDLSIAICPSTPLLVPELGGEAAQETAELRAAAVTAVRGLPKRWIAVGVGDGSYRDEVSGTFAGYGVDVRVSLSDRSAGPVELPLPVLIAGWLRARVGADAAEVRLIASGDADGVRLGRALRSEIEAQPAPPGVLVIADGANTLTDKAPGGHRADAEEAQTALADALAHGDAASLHHLPAVITGGAAYQVLAGLAGTDAVEARCLYRGAPYGVGYFAGTWRVS is encoded by the coding sequence GTGGATCTGTCGATAGCGATCTGCCCCTCGACCCCGCTGTTGGTGCCCGAATTGGGCGGAGAGGCCGCCCAGGAAACCGCTGAGCTGCGTGCGGCCGCGGTGACGGCGGTACGCGGACTGCCCAAGCGGTGGATCGCGGTCGGAGTGGGAGACGGGAGCTACCGCGACGAGGTATCGGGCACCTTCGCCGGGTACGGGGTTGACGTGCGTGTGTCGCTTTCGGACCGGTCCGCCGGGCCGGTCGAACTTCCGCTACCGGTGCTCATCGCCGGCTGGTTACGGGCACGTGTGGGAGCTGACGCGGCCGAGGTGCGGCTCATCGCATCCGGCGACGCCGATGGTGTCCGCCTGGGGCGCGCGTTGCGGAGCGAGATCGAGGCACAGCCGGCGCCCCCCGGCGTGCTCGTCATCGCCGACGGGGCCAACACCTTGACCGATAAGGCGCCCGGCGGACACCGGGCCGACGCCGAGGAGGCGCAGACCGCCCTCGCCGACGCGCTGGCGCACGGAGACGCGGCCTCGTTGCACCACCTACCGGCGGTCATCACCGGGGGCGCCGCCTACCAGGTGCTTGCCGGGCTCGCGGGTACCGACGCCGTCGAGGCCCGGTGCCTGTACCGCGGGGCGCCCTACGGGGTCGGATACTTCGCGGGCACCTGGCGGGTGTCATGA
- a CDS encoding DUF349 domain-containing protein yields MSDQTQPELSVQQESIAPVPRPGPKPHPMPRRPAAPAPAPAAHHIDPHKFGRVDDDGTVWLITSTGERQIGSWQAGDADAAYAHFGRRFEDLETEIQLLELRLGSGSGDARKIKTAAEHLAETLPTASVLGDVDSLTARLSALVESADSQAAAARAQRDEARSASISRKEELAAEAEELATNSTQWKAAGDRIRAILDEWKSIHGVDRKTDDALWKRYSSARETFNRRRGAHFAELDRERAGAREKKEELCKRAEALSDSTDWGATAAAFRNLLTDWKAAGRAPRETDDNLWHRFKAAQDKFFAARNVESASRDAEFTANADAKRALLVEAEKIDPDADVDGARAALRTIGDKWDAIGKVPREQQADLERRLRAVEKKVREAGESGWGDPEAEARAEQFRDRARQFEEQAVKAEAAGKTKDAEKARASAKQWQEWADAAVAAVKSRSR; encoded by the coding sequence ATGTCCGATCAGACTCAGCCGGAACTCTCAGTACAGCAAGAGAGCATTGCCCCCGTCCCCCGGCCGGGGCCGAAACCTCATCCGATGCCGCGCCGTCCAGCGGCACCGGCGCCCGCTCCTGCGGCCCACCACATTGATCCCCACAAGTTCGGCCGGGTAGATGACGATGGCACCGTATGGCTGATCACCAGCACCGGGGAACGCCAGATCGGATCGTGGCAGGCCGGGGATGCCGACGCGGCATATGCGCACTTCGGGCGCAGATTCGAAGATCTCGAGACGGAGATCCAACTGCTGGAGCTGCGGCTCGGTTCCGGGTCGGGTGACGCCCGCAAGATCAAGACCGCTGCCGAACATCTGGCGGAGACATTGCCCACCGCCTCGGTGCTCGGTGATGTGGATTCCCTGACGGCGCGGCTGTCGGCACTCGTGGAATCCGCCGACAGCCAGGCTGCGGCCGCACGCGCACAGCGCGACGAGGCACGCTCGGCGAGCATCTCCCGCAAGGAGGAGCTTGCCGCCGAGGCCGAGGAGCTGGCCACCAACTCCACCCAGTGGAAGGCCGCCGGAGACCGGATTCGGGCCATCCTCGACGAGTGGAAGTCCATCCACGGTGTCGACCGCAAGACCGACGACGCGCTGTGGAAGCGGTACTCGTCGGCACGCGAGACATTCAATCGCAGGCGTGGGGCGCACTTCGCCGAACTGGATCGCGAGCGCGCCGGTGCCCGCGAGAAGAAAGAAGAGCTCTGCAAGCGGGCCGAGGCGCTGTCGGACTCGACGGATTGGGGCGCGACCGCCGCCGCGTTCCGCAATCTGCTCACCGACTGGAAGGCCGCCGGGCGGGCTCCCCGGGAGACCGACGACAACCTCTGGCACCGCTTCAAGGCCGCGCAGGACAAGTTCTTTGCCGCCCGCAATGTCGAATCCGCTTCTCGTGATGCCGAATTCACCGCAAATGCGGATGCCAAGCGTGCACTACTGGTGGAGGCCGAAAAGATCGATCCGGATGCCGATGTGGACGGTGCCCGGGCGGCGTTGCGCACCATCGGCGACAAGTGGGACGCCATCGGCAAGGTTCCCCGCGAACAGCAGGCCGATCTCGAACGACGGCTGCGCGCGGTGGAGAAGAAGGTTCGCGAGGCGGGCGAATCCGGCTGGGGTGACCCCGAGGCCGAAGCACGTGCCGAGCAGTTCCGCGATCGCGCGCGCCAGTTCGAGGAGCAGGCCGTCAAGGCGGAGGCCGCCGGTAAGACCAAGGATGCCGAGAAGGCTCGGGCCAGCGCCAAGCAGTGGCAGGAATGGGCCGATGCCGCGGTGGCGGCGGTCAAGAGCCGATCGCGCTAG
- the dapF gene encoding diaminopimelate epimerase, with translation MKFTKGHGTQNDFVVLPDVHVKRDLSVAAVQALCDRQRGLGADGVLRVTTVGAALEGGVLAEKPVGVSGEDWFMDYRNADGSIAEMCGNGVRVFAHYLRSVGLETRDEFVVASLAGPRPVRINAWSQLSADVTVDMGPVKEFGAGAAVVGGRRFSGLAIDVGNPHLACVDADLSTEQLRTLDVGAPVTFDEQLFPEGVNIEVLTAPTPGPVGTVHMRVHERGVGETRSCGTGTVAAAYAALRHIGQQAGEIVVNIPGGQVRVTVTGESSFLRGPSMLLADGEISDEWWGGIGAC, from the coding sequence GTGAAGTTCACCAAGGGGCACGGCACCCAGAACGATTTCGTGGTGCTGCCGGATGTCCACGTCAAACGAGACCTGTCGGTGGCCGCCGTCCAGGCGCTGTGTGACCGGCAACGCGGTCTTGGCGCCGACGGCGTGCTGCGTGTCACCACCGTGGGCGCTGCCCTCGAGGGTGGGGTGCTGGCAGAGAAACCCGTCGGGGTGAGCGGCGAAGACTGGTTTATGGACTACCGCAACGCCGACGGCTCGATCGCCGAGATGTGCGGTAACGGTGTGCGGGTGTTCGCGCACTATCTGCGGTCGGTGGGTCTGGAAACCCGTGACGAGTTCGTGGTGGCATCGCTGGCCGGACCGCGACCGGTGCGCATCAATGCCTGGAGTCAGCTTTCCGCCGATGTGACCGTCGACATGGGGCCGGTCAAGGAATTCGGTGCGGGTGCAGCCGTGGTCGGCGGGCGCCGGTTCTCCGGCCTGGCCATCGACGTGGGGAACCCGCATCTGGCCTGCGTGGATGCGGATCTGTCCACCGAGCAGCTGCGCACGCTCGACGTGGGGGCGCCGGTCACGTTCGACGAGCAACTGTTTCCCGAAGGGGTCAACATCGAGGTGCTGACGGCTCCCACGCCGGGTCCGGTCGGCACTGTGCACATGCGGGTGCATGAGCGTGGTGTCGGTGAGACGCGTTCCTGCGGAACGGGAACGGTAGCGGCCGCCTATGCCGCGCTGCGCCATATCGGGCAGCAGGCCGGTGAGATTGTCGTCAACATCCCCGGCGGGCAGGTCCGGGTGACGGTCACCGGCGAATCTAGCTTTCTACGCGGCCCTTCCATGTTGCTGGCCGACGGCGAAATCTCCGATGAATGGTGGGGCGGCATTGGCGCCTGCTGA
- the lexA gene encoding transcriptional repressor LexA: MSDTPSKGPATGSLTERQRTILEVIRASVNERGYPPSIREIGDAVGLTSTSSVAHQLRTLEQKGFLRRDPNRPRAVDVRGLDDSHTPSATTDVIGSGDLPEPTFVPVLGRIAAGGPILAEEAVEDVFPLPRELVGEGSLFLLKVVGESMIDAAICDGDWVVVRQQNVADNGDIVAAMIDGEATVKTFKRTAGHVWLMPHNPLFEPIPGNDAAILGKVVTVIRKV, translated from the coding sequence ATGAGCGATACACCCAGCAAGGGACCCGCCACCGGTTCACTGACCGAGCGCCAGCGGACCATCCTGGAGGTCATCCGCGCATCGGTGAATGAACGGGGCTACCCCCCGAGCATCCGCGAAATTGGAGACGCCGTCGGGCTCACCTCCACATCCTCGGTCGCCCATCAACTACGCACCCTCGAACAGAAGGGCTTTCTGCGGCGTGATCCGAACCGTCCACGCGCCGTTGATGTTCGGGGCCTCGATGATTCTCATACCCCATCGGCCACCACCGATGTGATCGGCTCCGGCGACCTGCCGGAACCGACGTTCGTCCCCGTTCTCGGACGTATCGCCGCCGGTGGTCCCATCCTGGCCGAGGAGGCCGTCGAGGATGTCTTCCCACTCCCCCGCGAACTTGTCGGCGAGGGATCGCTGTTCCTGCTCAAGGTGGTGGGTGAGTCGATGATCGACGCCGCGATCTGTGACGGCGACTGGGTGGTGGTACGCCAGCAGAATGTCGCCGACAACGGCGATATCGTGGCCGCGATGATCGACGGCGAAGCGACCGTCAAGACATTCAAGCGGACGGCGGGCCATGTCTGGCTGATGCCGCACAACCCGCTCTTCGAACCGATCCCCGGTAACGACGCCGCCATCCTCGGCAAGGTCGTCACGGTTATCCGCAAGGTCTAA
- a CDS encoding acyl-CoA dehydrogenase family protein, with protein sequence MAGAVKFTRTIFEPEHELFRESFKTFLERHAEPYREEWDENKIVDRSLWVEAGKQGFLGTDMPEEFGGGGLVDFRYNAIIGEEITKARQSGIGFTLHNDVAGPYFRDLANDEQKARWFPGFCSGELISAIAMTEPGTGSDLQGIKTRAVKDGDHYILNGAKTFITNGINADLVIVVAQTDPEKGALGFSLIVVERGMEGFERGRKLDKMGLDAQDTAELSFTDVRVPAANLLGQEGQGFIYLMQNLPQERMSIAVVAAAAMETMLEATIQYTSERKAFGKPIKSFQNSRFVLAELATDATMIRIMVDEFITLLNKKELSVEQAAMAKWYSTEKQVHLIDRCLQLHGGYGFMREYPVARAYMDSRIQTIYGGTTEIMKEIIGRSL encoded by the coding sequence ATGGCCGGCGCCGTTAAGTTCACACGCACCATTTTCGAACCCGAGCACGAACTGTTCCGCGAGTCGTTCAAGACCTTCCTGGAACGGCACGCCGAGCCTTACCGCGAGGAGTGGGACGAGAACAAGATCGTCGACCGCTCGCTGTGGGTCGAGGCCGGCAAACAGGGCTTCTTGGGCACCGATATGCCCGAGGAGTTCGGTGGCGGTGGACTCGTCGATTTCCGCTACAACGCCATCATCGGTGAAGAGATCACCAAGGCCCGTCAGTCGGGTATTGGTTTCACCCTGCACAACGATGTCGCCGGCCCGTACTTCCGGGATCTGGCCAATGACGAGCAGAAGGCCCGCTGGTTCCCGGGATTCTGTTCCGGCGAGCTGATCAGCGCCATCGCCATGACCGAGCCGGGTACCGGCAGCGACCTGCAGGGCATCAAGACCCGCGCGGTCAAGGATGGCGATCATTACATTCTCAATGGCGCGAAGACCTTCATCACCAACGGCATCAACGCCGACCTGGTGATCGTGGTCGCCCAGACCGACCCGGAGAAGGGCGCGCTGGGCTTCTCGCTCATCGTGGTGGAGCGCGGTATGGAGGGCTTCGAGCGCGGCCGCAAGCTCGACAAGATGGGTCTGGACGCTCAGGACACCGCCGAGCTGTCCTTCACCGACGTTCGGGTGCCCGCTGCCAACCTGCTGGGTCAAGAGGGCCAGGGCTTCATCTACCTCATGCAGAACCTGCCGCAGGAACGCATGTCGATCGCGGTCGTCGCGGCCGCGGCGATGGAAACCATGCTCGAGGCGACCATCCAGTACACATCTGAGCGCAAGGCGTTCGGCAAGCCGATCAAGAGCTTCCAGAACAGCCGCTTTGTGCTGGCCGAGCTCGCCACCGACGCCACCATGATCCGGATCATGGTCGACGAATTCATCACGCTGCTCAACAAGAAGGAGCTGAGCGTCGAGCAGGCCGCGATGGCCAAGTGGTACAGCACCGAGAAGCAGGTCCACCTGATCGACCGCTGCCTGCAGCTGCATGGCGGCTACGGCTTCATGCGTGAGTACCCGGTCGCCCGGGCGTACATGGACTCCCGTATCCAGACGATCTACGGCGGAACTACCGAGATCATGAAGGAGATCATCGGGCGTTCGCTCTAG
- a CDS encoding GNAT family N-acetyltransferase, producing the protein MHIRDATAADAAACAAIYAPYVTDTAISFEEVPPSDAVLAERIQTAAHRHAWLVAEDGGDILGYAYAAPWKSRMAYQWACEVSVYVDGARRQRGAGRLLYAALLDRLRDLGYRTVLAVVVTPNEASEKLHLTMGFEQVALYRRIGYKLGSWHDVTHFQLFLTSADDSSAPGPAPAGI; encoded by the coding sequence ATGCATATTCGTGACGCGACGGCCGCCGACGCGGCCGCGTGCGCGGCGATCTATGCGCCGTACGTGACCGATACGGCCATTTCGTTCGAGGAGGTGCCGCCGTCGGATGCCGTTCTTGCCGAACGCATCCAGACGGCGGCCCACCGCCATGCCTGGCTGGTGGCCGAGGACGGTGGGGATATTCTCGGCTACGCCTATGCGGCGCCGTGGAAATCACGCATGGCCTACCAGTGGGCCTGCGAGGTCAGTGTCTATGTCGATGGCGCGCGGCGGCAGCGCGGCGCGGGACGCCTGCTGTATGCCGCGCTATTGGACCGGCTCCGCGATCTCGGCTACCGCACAGTGCTCGCCGTAGTCGTGACGCCCAATGAAGCGAGCGAAAAGCTACACCTGACAATGGGATTCGAACAGGTCGCGTTGTATCGCCGGATCGGGTACAAGCTGGGCAGCTGGCATGACGTTACGCATTTTCAGTTGTTCTTGACCTCTGCCGACGATTCCTCGGCCCCAGGACCGGCGCCCGCAGGCATTTAG
- a CDS encoding molybdopterin-dependent oxidoreductase yields MTRPALSHTHWGAFTPEVRDGEVIGVTPLGTDTDPSPLLHNIPGSLRHQARVTAPSIRRGWLRDGPGPSTKRGADEYVEVSWDELTEVLGDELRRVVDTHGNEAIYGGSYGWASAGRFHHAQSQVHRFLKLLGGYTFSRHSYSLGATGVIMPHVIGTHDGLFKRSTSWDVIVENTDLLVSFGGIALKNTGVNHGGTTAHPARDALNRFRDRGGRIVSFSPLRDDIDGECEWHAPVPGTDVAIMLALAHVLATEGLADLTFLRTYCTGYERFERYLLGTDDGVPKSPEWAQTISAVDAGELRTLARRMASGRTLVTISWSLQRVRHGEQAPWMGLTLAAMLGQIGLPGGGFGHGYGSMNEPGLAPVSCPLPVFPQGPNPVETFIPVAAISELLLRPGETLTYNGQTLTLPDIKCVYWAGGNPFHHHQNLPRLRRALARVDTVVVHDPVWTAMAKHADIVVPSTTSLERDDFSGSRNDPLLVAMKAVAPPYANSRDDYTTFTALADRLGFGEQFSEGRTAAQWLRHIYAEWAGTLDFPVPCFDEFWDLGYLRLPTNPGLTLLSDFRENPTAHPLHTPSGRIEIFSQTIDGFGYADCGGHPRWYEPTEWLGGQRAQTFPLHLIANQPRTRLHSQLDFGGTSQRSKVRGREPLRIHPDDAASRGIADGDVVRVFNDRGACLAGAVLDDGLRRQVVQLSTGAWFDPIDPADPDSPCAHGNPNVLTDDSGTSSLAQGCTGQHVLVQIERFEGTPPPVRAHNPPRFVPRDQDSD; encoded by the coding sequence GTGACCAGGCCGGCACTTTCACATACCCACTGGGGTGCGTTCACGCCCGAGGTTCGCGACGGCGAGGTGATCGGCGTCACCCCCTTGGGCACAGACACCGATCCTTCCCCGCTGCTGCACAACATTCCCGGCTCCCTCCGGCATCAGGCCCGGGTTACCGCGCCATCCATACGCCGCGGCTGGTTACGCGACGGTCCCGGCCCCAGTACGAAGCGCGGCGCCGACGAGTACGTCGAGGTGTCCTGGGATGAGTTGACCGAAGTGCTGGGCGATGAACTGCGCCGCGTCGTCGACACTCATGGCAATGAAGCCATCTACGGCGGCTCGTACGGCTGGGCCAGCGCCGGACGTTTCCACCACGCCCAGAGCCAGGTCCACCGGTTTCTCAAACTTCTTGGTGGATATACCTTTTCGCGCCATTCCTACAGCCTCGGCGCGACCGGCGTCATCATGCCGCATGTCATCGGAACCCACGACGGACTGTTCAAGAGGTCCACGTCCTGGGATGTCATCGTCGAAAACACCGACCTGCTGGTCTCATTCGGCGGAATCGCGCTGAAGAACACGGGCGTGAATCACGGCGGCACCACCGCCCACCCGGCACGCGACGCCCTCAACAGGTTCCGCGACCGCGGCGGGCGCATCGTTTCCTTCAGTCCGCTACGCGACGATATCGATGGCGAATGCGAATGGCACGCACCGGTTCCCGGAACCGACGTCGCGATCATGCTCGCACTGGCACATGTGTTGGCGACCGAGGGCCTGGCGGACTTGACCTTCCTACGCACCTACTGCACCGGTTACGAGCGATTCGAACGCTACCTGTTGGGTACCGACGATGGTGTGCCCAAAAGCCCCGAATGGGCCCAGACCATCAGCGCGGTGGATGCCGGCGAGCTGCGCACGCTGGCCCGTCGGATGGCATCGGGGCGCACCCTGGTGACGATCAGCTGGTCGCTGCAGCGGGTTCGTCACGGCGAGCAGGCACCCTGGATGGGACTCACCCTGGCCGCGATGCTCGGCCAGATCGGCTTGCCCGGAGGCGGTTTCGGCCACGGTTACGGCTCGATGAACGAGCCAGGGCTGGCTCCGGTGAGCTGCCCGCTGCCCGTCTTCCCGCAGGGCCCCAACCCGGTCGAGACGTTCATCCCGGTGGCAGCCATCAGCGAGCTGCTACTGCGGCCCGGCGAGACGCTGACCTACAACGGCCAGACACTCACCCTGCCCGATATCAAATGCGTCTATTGGGCGGGCGGGAATCCGTTCCATCACCACCAGAATCTGCCGAGGCTGCGCCGTGCACTGGCCCGAGTCGACACCGTGGTGGTGCACGATCCGGTGTGGACGGCGATGGCCAAGCACGCCGATATCGTGGTGCCGTCCACGACCAGCCTGGAACGCGACGACTTCTCCGGCAGCCGCAATGATCCACTCTTGGTGGCGATGAAAGCCGTGGCACCGCCGTATGCCAACTCCCGCGATGACTACACCACATTCACCGCGCTCGCCGACAGACTCGGCTTTGGCGAGCAGTTCAGCGAGGGACGCACGGCCGCCCAGTGGTTACGCCATATCTACGCCGAATGGGCCGGCACCCTGGATTTCCCGGTGCCTTGCTTCGACGAGTTCTGGGACCTCGGCTACCTGCGGCTGCCCACCAATCCCGGTTTGACGCTGCTCTCGGACTTCCGCGAGAACCCCACGGCGCACCCGTTGCATACTCCCAGCGGGCGCATCGAGATCTTCTCGCAAACCATCGACGGATTCGGATATGCCGACTGCGGCGGCCACCCGCGCTGGTATGAGCCCACCGAATGGCTGGGCGGGCAGCGCGCGCAAACGTTTCCGCTACATCTGATCGCCAACCAGCCGCGTACCCGGCTGCACAGCCAGCTCGATTTCGGCGGCACCAGCCAACGATCGAAGGTGCGCGGACGCGAGCCCCTGCGTATACATCCGGACGACGCCGCTTCGCGCGGCATTGCCGACGGCGATGTGGTGCGGGTGTTCAACGATCGCGGCGCCTGCCTGGCCGGGGCGGTTCTCGACGACGGGCTGCGGCGTCAGGTGGTGCAACTATCTACCGGCGCCTGGTTCGACCCGATCGATCCCGCTGACCCGGATTCACCCTGTGCGCATGGCAATCCGAATGTGCTGACCGATGACTCGGGAACCTCGTCGTTGGCGCAGGGCTGCACCGGTCAGCATGTCCTGGTGCAGATCGAGCGGTTCGAGGGAACGCCACCTCCGGTGCGGGCCCACAACCCGCCGCGGTTCGTTCCGCGCGATCAGGACAGCGATTAG
- the miaA gene encoding tRNA (adenosine(37)-N6)-dimethylallyltransferase MiaA codes for MTRPIAVIGPTATGKSALALDLAERLGGEIVNADAMQLYRGMDIGTAKVPESERRGIAHHMLDVLDVTETATVATYQERAVAIIGDIRARGRVPVIVGGSMMYIQALLDDWAFPATDPQVRARWEDRLEQIGVAALHAELAARDPAAAAIILPTDGRRTVRALEVIELTGQPFAASAPTIGPPRWGALIVGLDWETEKLDARIARRTDLMFEQGFVAEVERLLGAGLREGVTAARAIGYAQVIAALDAGGGADELARARELTFIGTRRYVRRQRSWFGRDHRVTWLSGECAASEGQEGLVGEIESRWRLSSNT; via the coding sequence ATGACGCGGCCCATCGCCGTCATCGGCCCCACCGCGACCGGCAAGTCGGCGCTCGCCCTGGACCTGGCTGAGCGGTTGGGCGGAGAGATCGTCAACGCCGACGCGATGCAGCTATATCGCGGTATGGATATCGGCACCGCCAAGGTGCCCGAGTCCGAACGGCGGGGGATCGCGCACCACATGCTCGATGTGCTCGACGTGACCGAGACCGCCACCGTCGCCACCTATCAAGAACGGGCCGTCGCGATAATCGGCGACATCCGGGCCCGCGGCCGGGTACCGGTGATCGTCGGCGGGTCGATGATGTATATCCAAGCGCTGCTTGATGATTGGGCTTTTCCGGCGACGGACCCCCAGGTGCGGGCACGGTGGGAGGATCGGCTGGAGCAGATCGGGGTCGCGGCATTGCACGCCGAGCTGGCCGCGCGCGACCCGGCGGCCGCCGCGATCATCTTGCCCACCGACGGGCGCCGCACGGTGCGCGCGCTGGAGGTGATCGAGCTCACCGGTCAACCGTTCGCGGCATCGGCGCCCACTATCGGGCCGCCGCGATGGGGCGCGCTGATTGTCGGATTGGACTGGGAGACCGAGAAACTCGACGCACGGATCGCGCGTCGCACGGATCTGATGTTCGAGCAGGGATTTGTCGCCGAGGTCGAACGTCTGCTGGGTGCCGGTTTACGTGAGGGCGTCACCGCGGCGCGGGCCATTGGATATGCGCAGGTCATCGCCGCGCTGGATGCAGGCGGCGGCGCCGATGAGCTGGCGCGGGCGCGTGAGCTGACCTTCATCGGCACCCGGCGCTATGTTCGCCGGCAACGATCATGGTTCGGTCGCGACCATCGCGTCACCTGGCTGTCGGGTGAGTGCGCGGCGTCCGAGGGGCAGGAGGGACTCGTGGGAGAAATCGAGTCGCGCTGGCGCCTATCCTCGAATACGTGA
- a CDS encoding LysM peptidoglycan-binding domain-containing protein — protein sequence MSTNVLAPPRSSHAREHAPREYAPQARAYSAQYPLTQRRALPVRTVAYRRPAGRPVAYRGNGIRVSAMPHRVHGRRPVSLKATILVAVGAAVATMWLLMLGQVSAAGVGGAGVPERVAVVQVAPGETLADVASRVAPEAPRSAVVSKIRELNELDSATVQAGQTLVSPVG from the coding sequence ATGAGCACAAACGTTCTCGCCCCGCCGCGTAGTTCTCACGCTCGCGAGCACGCGCCGCGCGAGTACGCCCCACAGGCGCGCGCCTATAGCGCCCAATACCCGCTGACCCAACGGCGGGCGCTACCGGTGCGCACTGTCGCGTATCGCCGGCCCGCGGGCAGGCCGGTCGCATACCGCGGTAACGGCATCCGCGTCTCGGCGATGCCGCATCGGGTGCATGGTCGCCGCCCGGTGAGCCTGAAGGCCACCATCCTCGTCGCGGTGGGTGCCGCGGTGGCGACGATGTGGCTGCTGATGCTCGGCCAGGTGAGCGCCGCAGGCGTCGGGGGCGCGGGTGTGCCGGAGCGGGTGGCGGTAGTGCAGGTCGCTCCCGGGGAGACCCTGGCAGACGTGGCCTCACGTGTCGCGCCGGAGGCGCCACGGTCGGCCGTGGTGTCCAAGATCCGGGAACTCAATGAACTCGACTCGGCGACAGTGCAAGCCGGTCAGACGCTGGTTTCTCCGGTCGGCTGA
- the hflX gene encoding GTPase HflX, whose amino-acid sequence MRTTYETPTDGELALEDRAALKRVAGLSTELADVTEVEYRQLRLERVVLVGVWTDGTAQEADASMAELAALAETAGSEVLEGLIQRRQKPDPATYIGSGKAIELREIVLATGADTVICDGELSPAQLVALEKAVKVKVIDRTALILDIFAQHATSREGKAQVSLAQMEYMLPRLRGWGESMSRQAGGRAGGAGGGVGTRGPGETKIETDRRRIRERMSKLRREIREMKKVRDTKRSRRLESDVPSIAIVGYTNAGKSSLLNAITGAGVLVQDALFATLEPTTRRGTFDDGREFVITDTVGFVRHLPTQLVEAFRSTLEEVADADLLVHVVDGSDVAPLAQIEAVRKVINEVVADHSGDTASASPELMVINKIDAAGDLALAQLRRALPKALFVSAHTGEGVTKLREAIAETVPRGDVRVDVVIPYERGDLVARIHTEGQVQSAEHLADGTRVIGRVPQALAAALAEL is encoded by the coding sequence ATGCGTACCACCTATGAGACGCCCACCGATGGCGAACTTGCCCTGGAAGACCGCGCCGCACTCAAACGTGTGGCCGGGCTCTCCACCGAACTCGCCGACGTCACCGAGGTCGAGTATCGCCAGCTGCGCCTGGAACGGGTGGTGCTGGTAGGTGTCTGGACCGATGGCACGGCTCAGGAGGCCGACGCCAGCATGGCCGAGCTGGCCGCACTGGCCGAAACCGCCGGCTCTGAGGTGCTTGAAGGATTGATTCAGCGCCGCCAAAAGCCCGACCCGGCAACGTACATCGGCTCCGGCAAGGCGATCGAGCTGCGGGAGATCGTATTGGCGACCGGTGCCGACACCGTCATCTGTGATGGTGAGCTGAGCCCGGCGCAGCTGGTGGCGCTGGAGAAGGCGGTGAAGGTCAAGGTCATCGACCGCACCGCGTTGATCCTGGACATCTTCGCCCAACACGCGACCAGCCGGGAGGGCAAGGCGCAGGTGTCGTTGGCGCAGATGGAGTACATGCTGCCGCGGCTGCGCGGCTGGGGTGAGTCGATGTCCCGGCAGGCCGGTGGCCGTGCCGGTGGTGCCGGTGGTGGTGTGGGTACCCGTGGTCCCGGTGAGACGAAGATCGAGACCGATCGGCGCCGGATCCGCGAGCGCATGTCTAAGCTGCGCCGCGAGATCCGTGAGATGAAGAAGGTCCGTGACACCAAGCGCAGTCGGCGATTGGAAAGCGATGTGCCGTCGATCGCCATCGTCGGTTACACGAACGCCGGTAAATCCAGTCTGCTGAACGCGATCACCGGTGCCGGGGTATTGGTGCAGGACGCACTGTTCGCCACCCTCGAGCCCACGACGCGACGCGGAACCTTCGACGACGGACGCGAATTCGTCATCACCGATACCGTAGGTTTCGTGCGGCACCTGCCCACTCAGCTGGTCGAGGCCTTCCGCTCCACGCTGGAGGAGGTCGCCGATGCCGACCTGCTGGTGCATGTGGTCGATGGCTCCGATGTCGCTCCGCTGGCGCAGATCGAGGCGGTGCGCAAGGTCATCAACGAGGTCGTTGCCGACCATTCGGGCGACACGGCATCCGCATCTCCCGAACTCATGGTGATCAACAAGATCGATGCGGCGGGTGATCTGGCACTGGCGCAGCTGCGCCGCGCGTTGCCCAAGGCATTGTTCGTTTCGGCTCACACCGGGGAGGGTGTGACCAAGTTACGCGAGGCCATCGCCGAAACGGTGCCCCGCGGAGATGTGCGCGTCGATGTGGTGATCCCCTATGAGCGGGGCGATCTGGTGGCACGAATCCACACCGAGGGGCAGGTGCAGTCCGCCGAGCATCTCGCCGACGGCACGCGGGTGATCGGCCGGGTGCCGCAGGCCCTGGCCGCCGCGCTCGCCGAGCTGTAA